The genomic region ATCTTATATTTAATTCCACTCACCTACTTATATCAACCTCAACCTAATAGATGAAAATTGCGGATTTAATTACCTGGTTTGAAGAATGGGCAAATCCAGCTTGGAGCGAAAGTTGGGACAATTGTGGTTGGCAAATCCAACCAGGAATTTTAGAACAAAAGGCACGAGTATTAGTCTGTTTGACCCCTACCTTGGCAGTAATAAAAGAAGCGATCGCCTTAAAAGCGAACTTGGTATTTGCCCATCATCCGCTGATTTTTCATCCACTCAAATCCATACAGGTTGGGGAACCAGTAGGAGAAATCCTCAAGCTGGCTTTTACCCACAATATAGGTATATATAGTGCCCATACAAACTTTGATCAAGTAGGGGATGGAACGGCGGATGTTTTAAGTAAGATTTTAGATTTAAAAGAGGTATTACCCATAGTCCCTACACAATTAGGTTTAGGCTATGGTAGAGTAGGCAAATTAGATCCAGCTATAAAACTAGAAGAACTACTGAAAATAATTCAAGCCAAACTAAAACCACCAAGACTAATTTTTTCACCCCATGGTAATCTTGGGGAAGAAATATGGAGAGTAGCAGTTTTGGGGGGATCCGGAGCTGGATTTATTTCCGCAGTAGTAAAAACAAAAGCTCAAGTCTACTTAACTGCTGACTGTAAGTTCCATCAATTTCAAGAGAGTAGAGATCAGGGGTTAATTTTAATTGATGCTGGTCATTATGCAACAGAGCGTCCAGCTTGTGATTATTTAGTGAAGAAATTAGAATCCTTGAATTTGGAATGGGTCAAGTTAAGCGATGAAGATGAAGATTTTCGGCAGTTTTGGAATTGACCAGTTAAATAGATTTCTGATAAACTGTTTAAGTGAGTCAGTGGAATTAAATATAAGATTAACGTAGGTTGGGTTAAAGTATGAAACCCAACACCCGCATGGGTTTCGTTCCTCAACCCATCCTACAAATAATTGTGCCTCCCTACTTAAACTCTTTTTTATAAACTCTTTTTTATAAACCATTTTTTTTAGTACCATGAATCAAACCGCCATTAATCTAATAGCCATCTGTGTTTTTTTGATGACCATGTCTACCCTATTAGGTCCACTAATTCACCTATCACCCACCATTCCCGCACTAACCATATTAGGAT from Cylindrospermopsis curvispora GIHE-G1 harbors:
- a CDS encoding Nif3-like dinuclear metal center hexameric protein; amino-acid sequence: MKIADLITWFEEWANPAWSESWDNCGWQIQPGILEQKARVLVCLTPTLAVIKEAIALKANLVFAHHPLIFHPLKSIQVGEPVGEILKLAFTHNIGIYSAHTNFDQVGDGTADVLSKILDLKEVLPIVPTQLGLGYGRVGKLDPAIKLEELLKIIQAKLKPPRLIFSPHGNLGEEIWRVAVLGGSGAGFISAVVKTKAQVYLTADCKFHQFQESRDQGLILIDAGHYATERPACDYLVKKLESLNLEWVKLSDEDEDFRQFWN